The sequence TTGCAGCAAGCTCTGCcagatattaaaaataaaagaagaattgATGAAAAGTCAAAATCAAAGTGGACTACTTACAACATCTCTTAGGTAATAGAAAAATGATAGtattaaaatttggatgatACAAAATCTGCAAATTAGACAATACTGGACAGTTCCCCTCTTCTCCTAAATGCATAATCAAACTTCAAAAATCCCCAACACCACACCCACCAAAGGAAAAAAGTTACCAATCCTTGATAGTTAAAAAGCGCTGCACACATGGAAGTTTGAAAAACCATACCAGCCACCATTACATGCTCCAATAGAAATAATCAGACACCAAGCTAGACCATAACAATCAGTCAAGTTACTTGAACTTGAAGATGATTAGAGTGTTAATTTACAGCATAATAATCAAAagtattaattataaaaaaacgaAGACAGCTATTGATGGTTTAAAAGAGTTCCTTTTGCTCCAGAATTGCAGAAGAAATATCTAACAAAAgccaaataaaatataagagaaatcaaaactaaaaaggaAAGCATTACACTACCTGAGGAATGACAATTGCAAGATTCAAAACTCCAATAGCCAATCCTGTACAGCCATACAAGCTCTTCAGAATTATGACTAAGCAGTGCTCATTTAGATTATGAAAGGATGGTaacaaaataatagaaataaagtACATCGCATACAAACCTTGGCCACCACCCGTATCAGCAGTCAACTCTGCTGTGATAGAAAAAGGAACACTATAGGTAATCTGCAAAAcacaaggaaaaaagaaaagaaaagaaaagaaaagaaaagaaaagaaagttaaaGCATGCAAGCACAGGCAGAAATCTGAGGGCAGAAATAGAAGGAAATTACTAGAGAATTTATTGCTTACAGAAAGAGGAAAGCCAAGAAGAGCAAACACAACCAATGAAGCGATCTTGATTGCTCTATTCTCTCCAATTGCATGTTGAATCCCTTCAGTAATATATTCGTTGACAGAAACCAGACTAATAATAGCAGTGCCAGCCATGCAGGCAAACACAATAAAATTGCTCATGGCCCAAACCAGCCTTGCCCCCATCCGCTGACACATGGGTTCAATAAGGAAAGAGCTAATGCCAAGAACAACCTATGCAACAAAAATATAGTTTTGAATTAACTATTATTGGCAATGTAAAATGAATAGAACTTGATGAATTCCTTGCcattaatatattttacaaatttattatttttagattcaaTTAACTATGAACAGTATCTAAAAATAGAATTGCTGATGCTCAATTTTGAGTTCTTACTGAATTCAATAGCAAACCAAATGCACCTTCTCTAACACCAGCATCATATGCTTTAACTGCAGAGTCATCCCCTTTAGGATCCCCATGATAAACTTCTCTACCCATCCAGTCCGtatcaaaaagaaagaagggaaACCAGGACAGCTGCATACAGGAGTATAATATCAAGGAAAAGACCTCAACAGAGCAACCATTACACAGAAACACTAATGATCAATAATCAATAAACAAgctaatttcaaatttgatattgCCATGCAGTATTGGAAACAAAATTGGTGACATGTAACTACTGAGGCACTTACCCAACTAAGAGCCATGACAAGAAGCACTGAATGCATTGCAGGTGGCAAATGCCTTAGGCTGGTCAACAGATTAACCAATACTGCTCCAGGTCCATCACTGAAACTTTCATTTTGTTCTTGAACGATTGGAGTGAGATGTTCtgcatttttattaatttcataactGCTCTCAGGGTTGTTACCAGTGGCATTATCAACAGCTGATATATCAAGCTTTGATTTTGAATTATCAAACCCAATTTGTTGAGGATTATCCAATAAAGGCGCGGAGTCTGATAAATGGTGAGGCTGGTATGCCATCAATGGAACCTCCTCAGCAAAATATAAAGTCACAAGGGTACACAAAGTCAGGAAGACCTGGCacaaaccaaacaaacccttttTAAGTCGAGTAGAAGTTCTAGAAAGGAGATGCTTGCAGAAGAACCCCACAACAAACTTTGACAAACAATTACAATTTTCCATTCacaaatacataaataaatcaGATAGAAAAAGGCTAGAAATTAAAAGCATAAAAGGAAATTTCAGAAGCTTACaaataaatgtgttttttgCACACACTACAACCAGAGACTGACAATATATATACTGACATACAGTATGCATATCTATTATCATGTAGTAAGTTACAAGTCATCAGAATATGAAATTATCTTGGTTAAGAATTATAGTAATGAGACTAAAccatgatttttaattaattcctCAAAATATTCAAAGCTAGTAACATAACCCTGAGTGACCTCCTGAAAAATATTTGACCTTGCATCAGAGGGCTGATTTTGATGGCCAAACAAATCCTGCTTCATCTAATTCCTGAAAGTTTCTACTTGTCACTAATGAAAATGGGAAACCAAATGACCCTTTGCAAGATCAATTATTTTCAGCAAGTTCTAGTCATTTTATACACCATGACTCAAGCCTCATTTGAGATAGCTTCTTGTTTTTGGCTTTGGTTGAAAGCTGAAGTTAAAGCCAATGTTACAATTATTAAAGGGCaatatttgttttgtaaaaaaattattaaatatgaaagaatttCTTGCATAAGCTAAAATAGAGCTTCCACaagaaacaacatttttttgaCCTCCATATTAAGctcttttttaaatcataagcTCTTTGAACAAAATTAGCCAAACCGATGTAGAAACTCTTATTAAGCTTAAAAAAGAGCTTTTGGTTTCTAAGAAGTCGACCCAAATAGGGCCTCAAAAAGCACACAAGAAGGGGAAATTATATGTCATAAATCAAGCAAACCACTGACAGAAATGATGTTTACAATATAGTCAGGAAGGTACTTTATTATGAATCAGTGCAAAAAAAATTTTGTGCAAgcacaaattaaagaaataattctTTATGTATGATGTGACTACTATTCCTTTTTAAAAACTCACCACTGCGATTAGAAATGCTGCTTTAAGATTCCCACAGGCTTCACAGCAAGCTTTATTTAACAGAAAAGGAAACCATCTGCTCAGaaagaagaattaaaaatctaaatagTCTAAGACATtgatcaatgaaaaaaaaaaaaaaaactgataaaAAGCAAATGACAAAGCAATCAGGCCTCGCAAAAGGCAAAACTTTTATAAGGTTTGATAGCATAGTAAAAACAAAGCTTGTGATTACATCAATGTAAGTAGGATGTATATTATAGAATGTCTAAGCACATAAGTACATCAAAACTGGCTGGCACATAAAAATTTTGAGTCCTTAACCCTTATATCTAGACAAAATTGTGCTCAAGAAGTTTCACCTATGCCAGTGTCCACTAGCACCAGCAGAAAATCCTAGAATGTTTCCCACAGCCATCCATGAGCAAAAGATGGCATTTGCTGAATTTCGCTGATCAGGACCtatcaaaatcataaaatacCTCAGTACTTTTGCATGAATATGAAGTAATAAGGACAAATTAACACACAAGACAAATGTGTGGATGATGCACTGTCACTAGTTCTACAAGCACAACATAACTGCCCCTGGAGGGGGTGGTTTGGAaagggaaacaaaaaaattcaccTGCTAGATCAGCTAGAAGAGCACGAGCTGGGCcctataaacaataaaattttagtttagcAGACAGACATAAAAAGAAGTGGTGGAATGCATTTGGACCATCTTAACAAGTTTACCTGCACCGTATTGTTTGCAAGATCTAGCATCCAAAATCCAAGGACAAAAATAATAGCTGCCCATGTTCGAGTACCTTTAAATTTTCTGCATATGCAAAGCGAATTAGTTAAACTTAAACATATGTTTGTatgatagaaaacaaaatatcaaaagaagGCAGCAGAGACCTGCAATCCATATCGGTATCTCCTAATAAATATCCAATGTCTGCAGAAAACCCAATAATTGTCACCTAAATTCCAAAACTTTGTTTTAgtcaatataaataaaaaatatgtaatcacttaaaaaattcatataagaAACTTTTTTATGCTTACAGCAACTGAGATCATTAGAGACCCAGCAAGAATAAATGGTCGTCTTCTTCCATATTTTGAAGAGCACTTGTCACTCCATATCCCAACACAAGGCTGAACCTGAAAAGTCAGAGCAATTTTCaggaaaatttaaattcaaatgaaGTGTATATATAGTAGTAACAAATTTTTGTTACTTGCACTTcagatttaaaatcaaattacatcATAGCATCTCTAGGaggaaaaaccaaaaccaaaaacaaaaaacaaactccATTCCCTTAGAAAGGCAAAGACAAAGAGATAGCATGGAGTAAGGTACCCTAGATGTACTTTGGGCAGGCTACTTCTCACTCACTGCTTGTGTACATGTGTGTGGGTGAGGGAGATTAGGCTCAATGTTTGTCAAGGATACATATTATGAGTAAgttaacaatccaatttctCTCTTCAAGTGAAATGAAATACACATTagtaaatcattttcattttataaataagttaacaAGGCACTGATTGGTGCCTGAAAAGCTCTTAACTGCCTAAGAGAAGGTTTGTGACATACTTGAACACACCAAGTCAACTACACTATCTGTCAACAGAAAATACTTTTTGATGAACAGTCTGCTCATGGATTCTTATTTAACATACTGCAATATGATGGTAAGATGaatttaagagagagagagagagagagagagagggagagagaaagagagaacaCACAAGCACACACATATaggaaagaatatatatatatatacatatattatgaACAGTGGCGAAGCCAGAAACTTTGACTAGGGGGTGCAAACCCACCTATATGCATTATAATAAGTCATCAGTAAGTTTAAAGGTAGTTAATTATATCTTCCTTATCATTAAACAAACTAAGTAAT is a genomic window of Vitis riparia cultivar Riparia Gloire de Montpellier isolate 1030 chromosome 1, EGFV_Vit.rip_1.0, whole genome shotgun sequence containing:
- the LOC117918483 gene encoding sucrose transport protein SUC3 codes for the protein MPETMDAPSIRVPYKNLKQAEVELVAADEPRHGADLNSRVPNGTSDPSSSPSSIPHPPKHGGLRTLILSCMIAAGVQFGWALQLSLLTPYIQTLGIEHAFSSFIWLCGPITGLVVQPCVGIWSDKCSSKYGRRRPFILAGSLMISVAVTIIGFSADIGYLLGDTDMDCRKFKGTRTWAAIIFVLGFWMLDLANNTVQGPARALLADLAGPDQRNSANAIFCSWMAVGNILGFSAGASGHWHRWFPFLLNKACCEACGNLKAAFLIAVVFLTLCTLVTLYFAEEVPLMAYQPHHLSDSAPLLDNPQQIGFDNSKSKLDISAVDNATGNNPESSYEINKNAEHLTPIVQEQNESFSDGPGAVLVNLLTSLRHLPPAMHSVLLVMALSWLSWFPFFLFDTDWMGREVYHGDPKGDDSAVKAYDAGVREGAFGLLLNSVVLGISSFLIEPMCQRMGARLVWAMSNFIVFACMAGTAIISLVSVNEYITEGIQHAIGENRAIKIASLVVFALLGFPLSITYSVPFSITAELTADTGGGQGLAIGVLNLAIVIPQMIVSLGAGPWDALFGGGNIPAFVLAALFALAAGVIATLKLPNLSSSSYKSSGFHFG